One genomic window of Phoenix dactylifera cultivar Barhee BC4 chromosome 6, palm_55x_up_171113_PBpolish2nd_filt_p, whole genome shotgun sequence includes the following:
- the LOC103715746 gene encoding LOW QUALITY PROTEIN: probable linoleate 9S-lipoxygenase 4 (The sequence of the model RefSeq protein was modified relative to this genomic sequence to represent the inferred CDS: inserted 1 base in 1 codon; deleted 7 bases in 7 codons; substituted 1 base at 1 genomic stop codon) has product MQNFFDAILGKHPEGGKGTKIKGTVVLMKKNVLDFNDLHASLLDRMHEVLGKGISFQLVSATVGDPNNGKRGKVGPAAYLEEWITTLTSLSAGESRFNVTFDWDESQGIPGAVIVKNSHHSEFYLKSLTLDGVPRKGSIHFVCNSWVYPVDKYKYDRIFFANTTYLPSKTPEPLRPYRQEELLHLRGDDDSGELQEHDRVYAYAYYNDLGNPDKGAEYARPVLGGSSEYPYPRRGRTGRPPTKTDPNTESRLPLLSLDIYVPRDERFGHLKMSDFLGYALKSLTQSLQPILNTLFDKTPMEFDSFQDVLNLYEGGLKLPECPELDEIRDRIPFEMIKELIRSDGEQVLKLPLPQVIKEDKYAWRTDEEFGREMLAGLNPVMIRRLGEFPPTSKLDPKTYGDHTSSITAAQIEKNLEGLTVDQALKSNRLFILDHHDALIPYLNRVNSTSNKVYASRTILFLKDDGTLKPLAIELSLPHPDGEQKGAVNQVFTPAEDGVEASIWQLAKAYVAVDDSGFHQLISHWLNTHAAIEPFVIATNRQLSAMHPVYKLLSPHYRDTMNINALARQILINAGGVLESTVFPGKYAMELSAVVYKDWKAPQTRNFTDDLLKRGVAVRDPSSPYKVRLLIQDYPYAVDGLVIWWAIETWVTDYCSFYYSSDAAVRADVELQAWWKEVRESAHGDKKDETWCRRCRPSGKLTKTCSTIIWVASALHRGRQLRTVPYAGYXPNRPHHKRRFMPEPGSRPYEKLEKXPGTGSFWRPSAASFRPFSGVSLIEILSRHSSDEVYLGQRDTPEWTTDGRPLDAFKRFGEHLVEIENRILRMNQDKRLKNRNGPVKMPYTLLYPSTSDFSGVGGLTGRGIPNSVSIEEFV; this is encoded by the exons ATGCAGAACTTTTTTGATGCTATTCTGGGGAAGCACCCGGAGGGGGGCAAGGGGACGAAGATTAAAGGGACGGTGGTGCTGATGAAGAAGAACGTGTTGGATTTCAACGACTTACACGCCTCGTTGCTCGACCGCATGCATGAGGTGTTGGGGAAGGGGATCTCCTTCCAGCTTGTCAGCGCCACCGTCGGCGATCCCA ATAACGGGAAGAGAGGGAAGGTGGGGCCAGCGGCATACCTCGAGGAGTGGATCACGACGTTGACGTCCTTATCAGCTGGCGAGTCCAGGTTCAACGTGACCTTCGACTGGGATGAGAGCCAAGGCATTCCAGGGGCAGTCATCGTCAAGAACAGCCACCATTCCGAGTTTTACCTCAAATCACTGACCCTGGATGGTGTCCCTCGCAAGGGAAGTATCCACTTCGTCTGCAACTCCTGGGTCTATCCAGTCGACAAGTATAAATACGACCGTATCTTCTTTGCCAATACT ACTTACCTTCCAAGCAAGACGCCCGAGCCACTGCGACCATACAGACAAGAAGAACTACTCCATCTCAGAGGGGACGATGACAGCGGCGAGCTTCAGGAGCATGACCGGGTCTATGCCTATGCTTACTATAATGATCTTGGTAACCCCGACAAGGGTGCCGAGTATGCTCGACCAGTTCTTGGTGGCTCCAGCGAGTACCCTTACCCTCGGCGTGGCCGGACCGGTCGGCCCCCTACCAAGACTG ATCCAAACACTGAAAGCAGGTTGCCACTTCTGAGCCTCGACATCTACGTCCCCCGGGACGAGCGGTTCGGGCACCTCAAGATGTCGGACTTCCTTGGATACGCTCTCAAGTCATTAACCCAGTCGCTGCAACCAATCCTCAACACTCTGTTCGACAAGACCCCGATGGAGTTCGATTCATTCCAAGACGTACTGAACCTCTATGAAGGTGGGCTGAAGCTGCCCGAGTGCCCTGAACTCGATGAGATCAGAGATCGGATCCCTTTCGAGATGATCAAGGAACTTATCCGGTCCGACGGGGAGCAGGTGCTTAAGCTCCCACTTCCTCAAGTCATCAAAG AGGATAAGTATGCATGGAGGACTGATGAAGAATTTGGCCGAGAAATGCTTGCCGGCTTGAACCCTGTTATGATTAGGCGCCTCGGG GAATTCCCTCCAACCAGTAAGCTCGATCCAAAAACTTATGGCGACCACACCAGCTCAATAACAGCAGCTCAGATCGAAAAGAATTTAGAGGGCTTGACAGTGGATCAG GCATTGAAGAGTAACAGGTTATTCATTTTAGATCACCATGATGCCTTGATCCCTTACCTCAACCGCGTCAACTCTACATCCAACAAGGTATATGCCTCTAGAACTATACTATTCCTTAAGGATGATGGCACTCTGAAGCCACTGGCCATTGAGCTGAGCTTACCGCATCCCGATGGGGAGCAAAAAGGCGCTGTCAACCAAGTATTCACTCCAGCTGAAGATGGCGTCGAGGCTTCAATTTGGCAGTTGGCTAAAGCCTATGTTGCTGTCGACGATTCTGGTTTTCACCAACTGATCAGCCACTG GCTAAACACACACGCAGCGATCGAACCATTTGTAATTGCGACAAACCGGCAGCTGAGCGCAATGCACCCAGTCTACAAACTTCTGAGCCCCCACTACCGTGACACGATGAACATAAATGCCCTGGCTCGCCAGATCCTCATCAATGCCGGCGGCGTCCTTGAATCGACCGTCTTCCCCGGGAAATATGCGATGGAG TTGTCTGCGGTGGTTTACAAGGACTGGAAAGCTCCACAGACC CGCAACTTCACAGATGATCTCCTCAAGAG AGGAGTTGCTGTCCGGGACCCGAGCAGCCCATACAAGGTCCGGCTACTGATTCAA GACTACCCTTACGCAGTCGACGGGCTGGTCATATGGTGGGCGATCGAGACG TGGGTCAcagactactgttcc ttttACTACTCCAGCGACGCGGCGGTCCGGGCCGACGTCGAGCTCCAGGCATGGTGGAAGGAGGTTCGGGAGTCGGCCCACGGCGACAAGAAGGACGAGACATGGTGCCGAAGATGCAGACCTTCCGGGAAGCTGACCAAGACATGCAGCACCATCATCTGGGTG GCCTCCGCCCTCCACCGCGGCCGTCAACTTCGGACAGTACCCTACGCCGGCT CTCCGAACCGGCCCCACCATAAGCGCCGGTTCATGCCCGAACCGGGAAGCCGGCCCTACGAGAAGCTGGAGAAATAACCCGGGACGGGGTCTTTCTGGAGACCATCAGCGGCCAGTTTCAGACCATTCTCTGGGGTGTCCCTCATAGAGATCCTATCGAGGCACTCCTCGGACGAGGTGTACTTGGGCCAGAGGGACACGCCGGAGTGGACGACGGAC GGAAGGCCTCTGGATGCTTTCAAGCGGTTCGGGGAGCACTTGGTCGAGATCGAGAACCGGATTCTGAGGATGAACCAGGACAAAAGGTTGAAGAATCGGAATGGGCCGGTGAAGATGCCTTACACGTTGCTGTACCCGAGCACGTCCGACTTCTCGGGTGTCGGCGGGCTCACCGGGAGGGGGATTCCAAACAGCGTCTCCATTGAAGAATTTGTTTAG